Genomic window (Marinobacter fonticola):
GTCCAACGTCGTAACCGATAACCTCGGGGAAGCCGGACATCTCACTCAGCTTCCCAAACAGTCCCGATTAACCGAAAACATCGGGAGTAGACGGCGCCGTTAAACCGCAGCTTGCTGGCCACCTAGGACTTCTTCGCGAATACTGTCCCAGCCGTCTTTTACCTGACGTAGCAGACTGGATACTTCATCGAGCTTAGCGACGTCGTTAAGACGGTTCGCATCGAACAGCGCGCGCTCCATATAGTCATACAGCGCTTCAAGACGCTGCACCAATTCACCGCCTTTCTCAAAATCAAGAAAGCTACGCAAGCCACCAATGATTTCGATAGTCTTGCTGATCAGGCGCCCCTTGCCCTCGAAATCCTTGGCCTGCATGCGGGCTTTGGCCATATTGATACGCTCCAGCGCACCGTTATACAGAAGCTGAATCAGCTTGTGAGGGTCCGCATCGGTGATGCTGGTTTGGGTGTTAACTCGTTGGTATGCCTGTAAACCGTTCATGTTTTCCTCTCTTAGGCCTGTACAAGGTCAGGCTTAGTTATCGCGTTTGTTCGGGGCCAGCGCCGCGAGCTGCTGCGTGACGTAATCTCTTGTGCTATTAAGTTGCGAGATCAATGCATCCGCTGCGGAGAATTGAGAGACCAAGCGTTCACGGTAGGAGGTAATCCGATCTTCCAGCTGCACGCGCTGTTCTGCTATTTCCTTTAATTCGTCTTGCAAGCTGTCTGTGCGAGCTTCCAGCACGCCCCCGGCGCCGACCATGTCGGTCACCATGTTTACCGCACGCTCGCCGATACCCTCAATAAAGCTAATCGAACCCCGGGCACCTGTGCTTCCACCCGTCACACGAACTTGCATACCGGCAGCGGCTGTCGCGCCCTCGACAAACAGAACCTGACCTTCACCGGTTGCTCGTTGACCATTAATCGTGCCCGCAACATCCTGGCCAGCCGTACCTGAGGTTACGGACAGACCAAGGTCAGCAGCAGAATTCGTATCCACGGAAGTGATGCTTACGTTGGATTCACTACCGAACGCACCTGAAGTAAACGTCAGCGCGCCAGCGCCGGGATCAAAAGCAACCTTCACGGATTGGCCGCTGGAGCTGAGCACAGCGTTCTCATCAAGCCTGGCCTGGATTTCCTGAGCAAGCGCGTCGCGGGTATAGGTGCCGGCGGTCAACTGGATACTGACTGAACTACTACCATCAACTTTAAAAGTCAGCGCATCGTTGTTGGCGTCGATAGTCACAGAAGCGGTACCGACGTTCGTACCGGAAACCCCACCCTGAGTGGCAATCTGTGTGATATTGACTTTATACTCGCCGGGCTCGGTATTCAGGTTGCTTCCCACAAACTCAATTTGCGAGTCGCTCGAGCGCCCCTGCTCTGCAAACAGAGCTACAACGTCATCGGGATATGTCTTCAGTTGTTCTTCGAACACCGAGCGGTCGAAAGCGAGCTGACCGGTCTTGTAATCCGTTGTGATCCCCACATCCGCCAGCGAGCGGACGCCCGCGTCTTCAAGGCCGGGGACGATGCCGGTCAACATGCCCCTCAACTGGTTCTGGACATTACGAACCGTCGAATCTCCGGAAAGCAAACCGCCCCGGCCGCTCTCGGCGTTGTAACCTGAAAGACCTTGGATGGTCTGCTGCAACGTATTGAACTTATCTAGAAAGGTTTGAACCCGGTCCGCGACAGCTCCGGTATCTTGAGAAACCTTAACGGTCGAGGTTATACCTTCTGCTTTTAAGTCAAAGGTCAATCCATCGATGACATTTTCGATGGTGTTTGACTGTCGGGTGATGGATATCCCGTTAACCTGCACCACGGCATCTTTAGCCGCTACAGTTTCAGTTAAATTTTGAACGGTACCGTTGAAGGCAAAAGCCGATAGTCCGGCCGTGTCGGTATTGTTGCCGTCAGTGTCGTTCACCGAAATACTGATGGCATTGTCAGTGCCCGTTTCTTCCGAGGACAAAACCAGACGAAAGCCCGCCCCTGTATCGACAATACCGGCGGTTGCCCCGATATCGGCTTCGTTAATAGCGTCGGCTAAACCCTGAAGCGTGTTATTCGTACCGTCTATGGCGATATTTTTACTTTCACTACCGACAAAAACCGTCAGCGAGCCGGTACCGATCGTCGTGCTGTCTTTGCTGTCCCATGTTCCGGAAGCCAACGACTGCGACTGCGCAAGGCTGTCCACCTGAACGGTATAGCTTCCACGGCTGGCTTTGCTGCTATCGAGAGTGACCGCAACGTCTTCATTGGACGACGTGGCCGAGAACGATTTAAGGCCTTCCGGCGAACTGAGTTGACGCATCGGCAGGCGTAGTTCGGTAATTGCACTGCGCAGCGTGCCATAGGCAGAAATTAATGCCTCGGTACGCTGCTGGTTAAAGTCCAGCCGCTGGGTCGCCGGTTTACGTTCAGCTGTCACCAACTGGTCGACAAGATCCGAATTCAGAACCCCTGAACCAATGCCTAGTGAAGATATACCTGCCATAATTATTGCCTCCTCAGGAAGGCTGCATATCCATTTGTATGCTTATCGGCCAAAAGCGGCAAAACTTTGCCCTTATCGCCGTCGGAATTGTAACTAAATGTAGAGCGCCCACCCTCGCTTCTAGCGCCCTGAACGACAAACACCGCCGGCTCCTCACGGAGGCGGCGGTGCTGAAATACCGCTGTTTAAGGCCTAGGCGAAACCGGCAAAGGTTTACACTTCGATGTAAAACAACGTCAGCGGTTCATCCTGCTGCAATTTTTCGGCCAACCTTAAAGCCACATCATCAGGAATCTGCCGAACCACTTTATCCGTCTGCTGATCAACGACACGGACAATGGTCTTTC
Coding sequences:
- the fliS gene encoding flagellar export chaperone FliS is translated as MNGLQAYQRVNTQTSITDADPHKLIQLLYNGALERINMAKARMQAKDFEGKGRLISKTIEIIGGLRSFLDFEKGGELVQRLEALYDYMERALFDANRLNDVAKLDEVSSLLRQVKDGWDSIREEVLGGQQAAV
- the fliD gene encoding flagellar filament capping protein FliD, which encodes MAGISSLGIGSGVLNSDLVDQLVTAERKPATQRLDFNQQRTEALISAYGTLRSAITELRLPMRQLSSPEGLKSFSATSSNEDVAVTLDSSKASRGSYTVQVDSLAQSQSLASGTWDSKDSTTIGTGSLTVFVGSESKNIAIDGTNNTLQGLADAINEADIGATAGIVDTGAGFRLVLSSEETGTDNAISISVNDTDGNNTDTAGLSAFAFNGTVQNLTETVAAKDAVVQVNGISITRQSNTIENVIDGLTFDLKAEGITSTVKVSQDTGAVADRVQTFLDKFNTLQQTIQGLSGYNAESGRGGLLSGDSTVRNVQNQLRGMLTGIVPGLEDAGVRSLADVGITTDYKTGQLAFDRSVFEEQLKTYPDDVVALFAEQGRSSDSQIEFVGSNLNTEPGEYKVNITQIATQGGVSGTNVGTASVTIDANNDALTFKVDGSSSVSIQLTAGTYTRDALAQEIQARLDENAVLSSSGQSVKVAFDPGAGALTFTSGAFGSESNVSITSVDTNSAADLGLSVTSGTAGQDVAGTINGQRATGEGQVLFVEGATAAAGMQVRVTGGSTGARGSISFIEGIGERAVNMVTDMVGAGGVLEARTDSLQDELKEIAEQRVQLEDRITSYRERLVSQFSAADALISQLNSTRDYVTQQLAALAPNKRDN